Within Paenibacillus sabinae T27, the genomic segment CATCCACTAGAACTTTTAATATAACAAAAACCACATTCCAAAACCTCCGCTTCGCAGCTGCGAAAGACGGAGGTTTTGCCTTTAACGGCCCTGAACAACGATTCGCTACCGAAGGCCGGCGATGACAAGCTCAATCGGCTGCGGGGGCAATTGCTCGATCAGATCCCCCATGACGCGCAGACGTTCTTCAATATTCAGTAGATGGAATTCCTCAGGGGAGACGTTCCTGATAACCTCGTCCCAAGTAAGCGGCGTCGATACGGTCGCCAGCGGGCGGGCACGGGGGGTATAGGGGGCGGCCAGCGTTTTGCCGCGGTAATGCTGGAGGTAATCGAAGTAGATTTTGTCGCCACGCTGTTTCTTCAGCCGCTCCAGTGTGAACAGCCCGGGATGCTTCTCGGTAACATAACGGCCGACCAGATGCCCGACCTTCCGAAGCTCGTCAAACGTAACTCCCTGCTTGATCGGCACAATAATCTGCACTCCGGTCGCTCCCGACGTCTTCGGAACCGAGGAGAGCCCGAGGGATTTCAGCACCTCACCGACAATCGCCGTCGCTTCCATAATCCGGGGCTCCACCTCGCGGGATGGATCAAGGTCGATCATCCATTCGCAAGGAAGGCTGCTTCCGGCGTAATGAAGCGAAGGATGGAACTCCAGCGCGGCCAGATTGCCGAGCCAGAGCAGCCCCGGAAGCCCGTCCAGTGAAATATAGTTAATGTCTTCGTGTATAACGGTGCGGATAAAGGGCGGCAGCGGTTCAGGCGCGTTCTTTTGATAAAAGGACTTGCCCTCCACTCCATGAGGGTAGCGGATCACTGTCAGGAGCCGGTTCCTCAAATAGCGGAGCAGATAGGGCGAAAGGGCGGCAAGCTTCTCCAAATAGATGCGCTTGGTGATACTCTGTTCCGGCCACAGCGGCTTGTCGGGATTGGTAATGGTGACCGATTGTCCTTCGATCGTAATGGAGCCTTTGATGGCGGCTGGCATTCGGCATTCCTCCAAAAATGAATAATTAGCGCTTCGGGAGCCGGCACTCCGATGGAGAGAGATTAAGCCTGGCTTGAATGCTGGGGTGGCGCAGCGTGCCGGAATCGGTCCACTCCAGAAAATGGATCTTGAATACCAGCTCCGGACGAATCCAGAAGGCTCCTTTGACCCGCTGCGGAAGCGAAGCGAACGGCATGTCCTCTGCAGCGAGACGGTGTGACAGTGCGGTTAACTCCCGCCAGTCCCTTACCGTCATTTTCCCTGTGCCTGCATGTCCGATATAATGCAGACGCCCGTCATCGCCATATAGCCCAAGCAGCACGGCATTGACCGTGCCGTCCCGGAAGGTGACGCCTCCCGCGACGGCATTGAGATCGGAAATGATTTTGCATTTGAGCCAGCGCTTGTCTTTCCCGCCCGGCGAGTAGACGCTGTTCACATCCTTGCAAACAATGCCTTCAAGCCCTTGTGCGCGAGCGGCCGCGAGCAGCGCGGTGGGATCGTTGTAGCTCGGCACGGCCTGCACATGCGGATGGGGCCGAAGCATTTCCTCAAGTAGGTTCCGGCGCTCCAAGAACGGCCGATCCAGTGTCCACACCCCGTTGCAGTATAAAATATCAAATACCATATACAAAATGGGAATTTGCCGGACCGTCGCAGCGATGGCCGATTCTTTCCTTAGGCTGTCGCGGCGCATCACTTCGTGAAAAGAGGGCTTTCCTTCGCAAAGCGCGATAACCTCGCCGTCCAGGATGGCGGAACCCGCTTTACAGTAGCTCTCCGCTGCGGCGATTTCCGGGTATTGCTTGGTCCGATAATTTTGGCGCCGGTTAATCAGCTCGGTGGAGCTTCCGTCGTAATAGGAAAGCATGCGGACGCCGTCCCATTTAATCTGGGCGATCCACTGGTCTCCGGCAGGCGGCCGGTCTGCGATGACCGGCTCAAACGGAACGATGGGCGTCAGTTTCATCGCCGCCCCGCCCTAGGATACCGTTTGCTTGTTCTTCGCGCTGCGGCGCTTCGGCTTGGGCGCAATGACAGGCGCCGGGGAAGAAGCCTCAGCTGCTCCGCCTGCCGGCACAGCGCTTCCGGCTGCCGGAGCGTCCTTAGCTCCGGCGGCCTTCGCCGCAGGCCCGGCGATTCCCGCAGCTGGTTCTCCCGCGCCGGCTCCGCTTTTGTCTGCGGCCGTGGCCCCGGCAGCTTTCCCAGCGGATTTCTTCCGCCCGCCCGCCGCTTTACGGGGTTTGGCGGCAGGGGTGGTCGCCGGGCTGCCCGGATCGGACGGAATGTGCTGAACGGCCTCAATGCTCGCTTGGAGCGCGGCCATCAGATCGATGACATTCGTCTCCTGCCTAGCCGGAGCAATGCGGATTTCCTCGCCGGCCACTTTGCTGGAGATCAGGTCAAGCATCCGCTTGCGGTAATCATCCGTGTATTTACCCGGCTCAAACGGCGTCGACAGCTGAGAGATGAGCAGCTTGGCCATATCCAGCTCCTTATCGTTCACCGCGCCGGCTTCCGGCAGACTCGGCACCTGGGATACCGGCCGGATCTCATCCGGGTAGAACATCGTCTCGATCGATAAGCAGTTCTCCAGAACGCGGATCGCGGCCAGGCTGCTTTTGGAGCGGATCGATATTTTGGCGACGCCGATTTTCCCGGTTTGGCGCATCGCCTCCATCAACAGCCGGTAAGCGCCCGCCCCGGCCTGATCGGGTGACAAATAATACGTTTTTTGAAAATAAATCGGGTCAATTTCCTTCAAATCTACAAAGTCGAGGATCGTAATATTCTTGGTGCTCTCTTCCGTGAGCGCGTCCAGCTCGTCTTTCTCGAAAATAACGAATTTGCCCTTCTCATACTCATAGCCTTTGCCGATTTCCTCCCAGGCGACCTCCTTGTCGCACACCGGGCATTTGCGCACATAGGACAGAGGGCTGCCGCAAGCTTTATGAATGTAACGCAGGGAGACATCCTTATCCTCGGTGGCCGAGAACATTTTGACCGGCACATGCACAAGTCCGAAGCTGATGGCGCCTTTCCAAACGGTATGCATCGCATAACACCTCATTTTGTGTAGTATTCGGGCTCTTTCGGGAAGCCCTGCCACGCTTTGAAGATGAAGTTCCCTCGGTATGAATGATCTGAAAAATTCTGCTTTGGCTTAGTATGAACGCCAGCCGTCTTTTTACACCTTGAAGAAATTCGGTTATGCCGCCCGTCTTGGCTGGAATAGATCGAATCGCTGCCGGGGAAAATAACCCTGCCATGGTTTACGCAAATGGATGGCATGGCGCGAAGGGGAATGGAGGCGGGAAAATCGATGTTTCCTGAAAGCGGATGGCAGGATCAGGAAGGGGATCCCGAGATCAGCGGGACGGCCGTGAACTGGGAAGAGCTTACCGCGCCGCGCTCCGAGGACGAGATTGTTCCCGGAACGGATAATCTGGATGCTGACCGGACGATTGGCGGTCTGGCGCCGGAAGAGCGGGATGAGCTGAAATAAGGCTCTGAATAAAAACACTGTAATGATAGCGGACAATAGGGCTAGGCATTCAGCATTCTGACAAAAGGGAGGAAGATGACGATGGATATACAGCGTGCGCAGGATATTTTTGCTTCTAAGGACAACATTGCCGTACATCTGGACGGAGAACCGGTATGGATCGAGCGTGTGGATGCGGCCAATGGCATGGCGACCGTCCAGGTCGGTTCGCGTC encodes:
- a CDS encoding H-type small acid-soluble spore protein, with the translated sequence MDIQRAQDIFASKDNIAVHLDGEPVWIERVDAANGMATVQVGSRPTDVQTVGVDRLEEQKR
- a CDS encoding ATP-dependent DNA ligase produces the protein MKLTPIVPFEPVIADRPPAGDQWIAQIKWDGVRMLSYYDGSSTELINRRQNYRTKQYPEIAAAESYCKAGSAILDGEVIALCEGKPSFHEVMRRDSLRKESAIAATVRQIPILYMVFDILYCNGVWTLDRPFLERRNLLEEMLRPHPHVQAVPSYNDPTALLAAARAQGLEGIVCKDVNSVYSPGGKDKRWLKCKIISDLNAVAGGVTFRDGTVNAVLLGLYGDDGRLHYIGHAGTGKMTVRDWRELTALSHRLAAEDMPFASLPQRVKGAFWIRPELVFKIHFLEWTDSGTLRHPSIQARLNLSPSECRLPKR
- a CDS encoding Ku protein, whose amino-acid sequence is MHTVWKGAISFGLVHVPVKMFSATEDKDVSLRYIHKACGSPLSYVRKCPVCDKEVAWEEIGKGYEYEKGKFVIFEKDELDALTEESTKNITILDFVDLKEIDPIYFQKTYYLSPDQAGAGAYRLLMEAMRQTGKIGVAKISIRSKSSLAAIRVLENCLSIETMFYPDEIRPVSQVPSLPEAGAVNDKELDMAKLLISQLSTPFEPGKYTDDYRKRMLDLISSKVAGEEIRIAPARQETNVIDLMAALQASIEAVQHIPSDPGSPATTPAAKPRKAAGGRKKSAGKAAGATAADKSGAGAGEPAAGIAGPAAKAAGAKDAPAAGSAVPAGGAAEASSPAPVIAPKPKRRSAKNKQTVS
- the ligD gene encoding non-homologous end-joining DNA ligase, with the protein product MPAAIKGSITIEGQSVTITNPDKPLWPEQSITKRIYLEKLAALSPYLLRYLRNRLLTVIRYPHGVEGKSFYQKNAPEPLPPFIRTVIHEDINYISLDGLPGLLWLGNLAALEFHPSLHYAGSSLPCEWMIDLDPSREVEPRIMEATAIVGEVLKSLGLSSVPKTSGATGVQIIVPIKQGVTFDELRKVGHLVGRYVTEKHPGLFTLERLKKQRGDKIYFDYLQHYRGKTLAAPYTPRARPLATVSTPLTWDEVIRNVSPEEFHLLNIEERLRVMGDLIEQLPPQPIELVIAGLR